A DNA window from Paramormyrops kingsleyae isolate MSU_618 chromosome 10, PKINGS_0.4, whole genome shotgun sequence contains the following coding sequences:
- the LOC111834266 gene encoding bifunctional heparan sulfate N-deacetylase/N-sulfotransferase 1-like, with protein MLVCGRLRRTFRQPTLQTSLLLLFAFCMVSVFVSAYFLYGVKRELEPAGGAAAADGAPADCDDPKATPSRLLPMKTARPSDTARTDPVVLVFVESLYSQLGQEIVAILESSRFKYRTEISPGKGDMPTLTDKDRGRFALVIYENILKYVNLDAWNRELLDKYCVEYGVGIIGFFKANENSLLSAQLKGFPLFLHSNLGLRDCSVNPKSPLLFITRAREVERGPLPGDDWTVFQSNHSTYEPVLLAKTKSADSLPALGLSPALHTSVVQDLGLHDGIQRVLFGNNLSFWLHKLVFVDAVSFLTAKRLSLSLDRYLLVDIDDIFVGKEGTRMKVSDVKALLETQNDLRPHVPNFTFNLGFSGRFFHAGTDEEDLGDDLLLSFVTEFWWFPHMWSHMQPHLFHNQTVLAEQMLLNRKFAAEHGIPTNMGYAVAPHHSGVYPVHVQLYEAWKTVWGIKVTSTEEYPHLKPARFRRGFFHDGISVLPRQTCGLFTHTIFFKEYPGGPKELDKLINGGELFLTVLLNPISIFMTHLSNYGNDRLGLYTFKNLVRFLQTWTNLKLQTLPPVQLAQRYFQIFPEERDPLWQDPCEDKRHKDIWSKEKTCDRFPKLLIIGPQKTGTTALYLFLGMHPDLTSNYPSKETFEEIQFFNGHNYHKGIDWYMEFFPLPSNTSSDFYFEKSANYFDSEVAPRRAASLLPKAKIITILINPADRAYSWYQHQRAHDDPVALKYTFHDVITAAPDAPIKLRVLQNRCLVPGWYATHLERWLSQYHPSQVMVLDGQMLRTDPTSTMDKVQKFLGLPNIVNYHKILAFDPKKGFWCQLLEGGKTKCLGKSKGRKYPEMDSDSRLFLREYYRDHNIELSKLLYRIGQSLPSWLREELVNTR; from the exons ATGCTGGTCTGTGGGCGTCTGCGGCGGACTTTCCGCCAGCCCACCCTTCAGACCAGCCTTCTCCTCCTCTTCGCCTTCTGCATGGTCAGCGTTTTCGTCTCTGCTTACTTCCTGTATGGCGTCAAGCGGGAGCTGGAGCCCGCGGGGGGCGCGGCGGCTGCAGACGGGGCTCCGGCCGACTGCGACGACCCCAAGGCCACCCCGTCGAGGCTCCTGCCCATGAAGACCGCCCGGCCGTCGGACACGGCACGGACCGACCCCGTCGTGCTGGTCTTTGTGGAGAGCCTCTACTCTCAGCTGGGCCAGGAGATCGTGGCCATCCTGGAGTCCAGTCGTTTTAAGTATCGGACCGAGATCTCGCCCGGCAAGGGCGACATGCCCACGCTGACAGACAAAGACCGTGGACGCTTTGCGCTGGTCATCTACGAGAACATCCTCAAGTATGTCAATCTGGATGCTTGGAACCGGGAGCTCCTAGACAAGTACTGTGTGGAGTATGGAGTGGGAATCATCGGCTTCTTCAAG GCCAATGAGAACAGCCTTCTGAGCGCCCAGCTGAAGGGCTTCCCCCTGTTTTTGCATTCGAACCTGGGTCTGAGGGACTGTAGCGTGAACCCCAAGTCACCCCTCCTCTTCATCACCCGGGCCCGGGAGGTGGAGCGTGGCCCGTTACCCGGCGACGACTGGACCGTGTTCCAGTCCAACCACTCCACCTATGAGCCGGTTCTGCTGGCCAAGACCAAGTCGGCAGACAGCCTGCCGGCTCTGGGCCTCAGCCCCGCCCTGCACACCTCCGTGGTGCAGGATCTCGGCCTCCACGATGGCATACAGCGCGTCCTCTTCGGGAACAACCTCAGCTTCTGGCTGCACAAGCTCGTCTTCGTGGACGCCGTGTCCTTCCTGACGGCCAAGCGCCTCTCGCTCTCCCTGGACCGCTACCTGCTAGTGGACATCGACGACATCTTCGTCGGCAAGGAGGGCACGCGCATGAAGGTGTCGGATGTGAAG GCGCTGCTGGAGACGCAGAACGACCTTCGCCCCCACGTCCCCAACTTCACCTTCAACCTGGGCTTCTCGGGACGCTTCTTCCATGCAG gtACGGATGAGGAGGACTTGGGCGACGACCTACTGCTGTCCTTCGTCACGGAGTTCTGGTGGTTCCCCCACATGTGGAGCCACATGCAGCCGCACCTCTTCCACAACCAGACCGTGCTGGCCGAGCAGATGCTGCTCAACCGCAAATTTGCCGCG GAGCACGGGATTCCCACCAACATGGGCTACGCCGTGGCCCCCCATCACTCGGGGGTGTACCCGGTTCACGTGCAGCTCTATGAGGCCTGGAAGACGGTGTGGGGCATCAAGGTGACCAGCACGGAGGAATACCCCCACCTGAAGCCTGCCCGTTTCCGCCGTGGCTTCTTCCACGACGGGATCAGC GTCCTCCCCAGGCAGACGTGTGGCCTTTTTACTCACACCATCTTCTTCAAGGAGTACCCTGGAGGGCCCAAGGAGCTGGACAAGCTGATCAACGGGGGAGAGCTTTTCCTCACGGTCCTTCTTAACCCC ATCAGCATCTTCATGACCCACCTGTCAAATTATGGCAACGACAGGCTGGGTCTCTACACTTTCAAGAACCTGGTCAGGTTCCTGCAGACCTGGACCAACCTGAAGCTGCAGACGTTGCCCCCGGTCCAGCTGGCTCAACGCTACTTCCAGATCTTCCCTGAGGAGAGGGACCCGCTGTGGCAG GACCCCTGTGAGGACAAAAGGCACAAAGATATCTGGTCCAAAGAGAAGACATGTGACCGGTTCCCCAAGCTCCTGATCATCGGCCCGCAGAAGACAG GCACCACTGCCCTGTACCTGTTCCTGGGTATGCATCCGGACCTGACCAGCAACTACCCCAGCAAGGAGACCTTCGAAGAAATCCAGTTCTTCAATGGGCACAACTACCACAAGGGAATCGACTG GTACATGGAGTTCTTCCCCTTGCCGTCCAACACCAGTTCGGACTTCTACTTTGAAAAGAGCGCCAATTACTTCGACTCCGAGGTGGCTCCGCGGCGGGCGGCATCCCTCCTGCCGAAAGCCAAAATCATCACCATCCTGATCAACCCCGCCGACAGGGCCTACTCCTGGTACCAG CATCAGCGTGCCCATGACGACCCTGTGGCGCTGAAGTACACTTTCCACGACGTCATCACGGCTGCCCCTGATGCCCCTATTAAGCTGCGGGTCCTGCAGAACCGCTGCCTGGTGCCCGGCTGGTACGCCACACACCTGGAGCGCTGGCTAAGCCAGTACCATCCCAGTCAA GTCATGGTTCTGGATGGGCAGATGCTCAGAACAGACCCTACATCCACGATGGACAAGGTCCAAAAGTTTCTTGGTCTGCCGAATATCGTAAACTACCACAAAATCCTGGC GTTTGATCCGAAGAAAGGCTTCTGGTGTCAGCTTCTGGAAGGGGGCAAGACCAAGTGCCTGGGCAAGAGCAAGGGCAGGAAATACCCGGAGATGGACTCGGAT TCCCGCCTCTTCCTGAGGGAGTACTACAGGGATCACAACATCGAGCTGTCCAAGCTGCTCTACAGGATAGGCCAGTCTCTGCCCAGCTGGCTCCGTGAGGAGCTGGTCAACACCAGGTAG